In the Octadecabacter sp. SW4 genome, one interval contains:
- a CDS encoding DUF1737 domain-containing protein, translating into MSGHHITDYAILSNEDSRVLEKKVAAAIHDGWQPFGSLGVIPRGDGFAAIFAQPMVKYTDHFG; encoded by the coding sequence GTGAGCGGACACCACATCACCGATTACGCGATCCTGAGCAACGAGGATTCCCGTGTTTTGGAAAAGAAGGTCGCGGCCGCCATCCATGACGGATGGCAGCCTTTCGGCTCGCTTGGCGTCATCCCGCGCGGTGACGGGTTTGCCGCGATTTTTGCCCAGCCGATGGTGAAATATACCGATCACTTCGGCTAG